In Deinococcus sp. HSC-46F16, the following are encoded in one genomic region:
- the serA gene encoding phosphoglycerate dehydrogenase — protein MTLPLPVRPGPSPAAPLRVLICDEMNPGPLEHAGFEIDYAGNLPREETLRRLPDYDALITRSRTRVDRELLEAAGPRLRVIGRGGVGVDNIDLDACSRRGILVLNAPESNTVSAAELALAHLLAAARGLTRSDRRTRAGQWDRTFLGTELKDKTLGIVGLGRIGSIVADRAQGLRLNVIAHDPYVPENKFGRLGVERAATLDELLDRVDFLTVHTPLTEETRGLIGERELARLKPGAVVVNAARGGIVDEVALAAALHRGHLLGAGVDVFVEEPPAPGHALLDAPNLSVTAHLGANTVEAQERVGAEIVGRVLAALHGDVSRGAVNAPALDPRTLEALGGYLDLGEKLGRILTQLLPGAHELEVTFRGDFPADPAPVVTAALVGYLSGSTDEVPNLINARALARERGLTLTVREDAESPDYQTEVVLRVTAHGEGGRPRTRTVGGTVFGRSPRLTRLRDFRVELAPEGFILIASNQDRPGAVAALSALLGEWGVNIAGMALGRAERGGQALFTLTLDDGLSAEQLGAIRALDMIDSAYLVQV, from the coding sequence ATGACGCTGCCGCTCCCTGTCCGTCCCGGCCCGTCCCCCGCTGCGCCTCTGCGGGTGCTGATCTGCGACGAGATGAATCCTGGCCCTCTGGAGCATGCGGGCTTCGAGATCGACTATGCGGGCAACCTCCCGCGCGAGGAGACGCTGCGCCGCTTGCCGGACTACGACGCCCTGATCACGCGCAGCCGCACGCGCGTGGACCGCGAGCTGCTGGAGGCGGCGGGGCCGAGGCTGCGGGTGATCGGGCGCGGGGGCGTGGGGGTGGACAACATCGACCTTGACGCCTGCTCGCGCCGGGGCATTCTGGTGCTGAACGCGCCCGAGAGCAACACCGTCTCGGCCGCCGAACTCGCCCTCGCGCACCTGCTCGCCGCCGCGCGGGGCCTGACGCGCTCGGACCGCCGGACGCGGGCGGGGCAGTGGGACCGGACGTTTCTGGGCACCGAGTTGAAGGACAAGACGCTGGGCATCGTGGGCCTGGGCCGCATCGGCTCCATCGTGGCGGACCGGGCGCAAGGGCTGCGGCTGAATGTGATCGCCCACGATCCCTACGTCCCGGAGAACAAGTTCGGGCGCCTCGGCGTGGAGCGGGCCGCCACGCTGGACGAGCTGCTGGACCGGGTGGACTTCCTGACCGTTCACACCCCGCTGACCGAGGAGACGCGGGGCCTGATCGGGGAGCGCGAACTTGCCCGCTTGAAACCCGGCGCGGTCGTCGTGAACGCGGCGCGGGGCGGCATCGTGGATGAGGTGGCGCTGGCGGCGGCCCTGCACCGGGGGCACCTGCTGGGGGCGGGGGTGGACGTGTTCGTGGAGGAACCGCCCGCGCCGGGGCACGCCCTGCTGGACGCCCCCAACCTCAGCGTAACCGCGCACCTGGGCGCGAATACCGTGGAAGCCCAGGAGCGCGTCGGGGCCGAGATCGTGGGCCGGGTCCTCGCCGCCCTGCACGGGGACGTGAGCCGGGGGGCCGTGAACGCGCCTGCGCTGGACCCGCGCACCCTGGAGGCGCTGGGCGGCTATCTCGACCTCGGCGAGAAGCTGGGGCGCATCCTCACCCAACTGCTGCCGGGAGCGCACGAACTGGAGGTGACCTTCCGGGGCGACTTTCCCGCCGACCCCGCGCCGGTCGTCACGGCGGCGCTCGTGGGCTACCTCTCGGGCAGCACCGACGAGGTGCCCAACCTGATCAACGCCCGCGCCCTCGCCCGCGAACGCGGCCTGACCCTGACCGTGCGCGAGGACGCTGAGAGCCCCGACTACCAGACCGAGGTGGTCCTGCGCGTCACCGCCCATGGCGAGGGGGGCCGCCCCCGCACCCGCACGGTGGGCGGCACCGTCTTCGGGCGCAGTCCCCGGTTGACCCGCTTGCGCGACTTCCGGGTCGAACTGGCCCCCGAGGGCTTCATCCTGATCGCCTCCAACCAGGACCGGCCCGGCGCGGTGGCCGCGCTCTCGGCCCTGCTGGGGGAGTGGGGCGTCAACATTGCAGGCATGGCGCTGGGCCGCGCCGAGCGGGGCGGACAGGCCCTCTTCACCCTGACGCTGGACGACGGCCTGAGCGCCGAGCAGCTCGGGGCCATCCGGGCACTCGACATGATCGACTCGGCGTATCTGGTGCAGGTGTAG
- a CDS encoding DUF1844 domain-containing protein — protein MPNPEFVGLVSTLQATAEAALGDLNAATASAARDGLLTEDRARQTAERSLRLLTMLAEKTRGNLDFTEAELLTDAIGSLRARLGN, from the coding sequence ATGCCCAACCCCGAATTCGTCGGACTCGTGAGCACCCTTCAGGCCACCGCCGAGGCCGCGCTCGGCGACCTGAACGCCGCGACCGCCAGCGCCGCCCGCGACGGCCTCTTGACCGAAGACCGTGCCCGCCAGACTGCCGAGCGCTCCCTCCGGCTGCTCACCATGCTGGCCGAGAAGACGCGCGGCAACCTCGACTTCACGGAGGCCGAGCTGCTCACGGACGCGATCGGCAGCCTGCGGGCACGGCTGGGCAACTAG
- a CDS encoding WD40 repeat domain-containing protein, which translates to MKPDPSARPGGAPPTARRARPLLALLALAPAQAQTAASERRVPPDPLVVVGVAPAALPVTPGATSGLVAVRGRYSAHVRLLDAATGEGRRSVMLPPEALLDVPPALSHDGRWIAVALTPDPLTRAGRVGVLSTYQTSASAPTFQKLLVAGGLTGTTSLAFSPDGTRLAAGNRNGYAQLWDWTAARRVTTVTSQSGGEPTALPFSPDSRLFAPLFRGQTKTRLFESGTGTLRTTLNGVGYGTFTPDSTGMLASRGRLIRLSDGRELSPPAYLAGTSGVVGFSADGSRVLVRRAGVDVQGREWLELREVATGRTLGAITRVWDGWPEALSPDGTTLIGGDGEGGVRLLPLAPPR; encoded by the coding sequence GTGAAGCCTGACCCATCCGCCCGGCCCGGCGGCGCTCCCCCCACGGCGCGGCGGGCGCGGCCCCTGCTGGCCCTTCTCGCGCTGGCGCCCGCCCAGGCCCAGACGGCGGCGAGCGAGCGCCGGGTGCCGCCCGATCCCCTCGTGGTGGTGGGGGTCGCCCCCGCCGCGCTGCCCGTGACACCGGGAGCGACCTCTGGCCTCGTCGCGGTGCGGGGCCGCTACAGCGCCCATGTCCGGCTGCTGGACGCCGCGACCGGCGAGGGCCGCCGCTCGGTCATGCTGCCGCCCGAGGCCCTGCTGGACGTGCCCCCGGCCCTCAGCCACGACGGGCGCTGGATCGCCGTGGCGCTGACCCCCGATCCCCTCACCCGCGCCGGGCGCGTCGGGGTGCTCAGCACCTACCAGACCTCCGCGTCCGCCCCCACCTTTCAAAAGCTGCTCGTCGCGGGCGGCCTGACGGGGACGACCAGCCTCGCTTTCAGCCCGGACGGCACCCGGCTGGCAGCGGGCAACCGCAACGGGTACGCGCAACTGTGGGACTGGACGGCGGCCCGGCGCGTGACCACCGTGACGAGCCAGAGCGGGGGCGAGCCGACCGCGCTGCCCTTCAGTCCCGACAGCCGCCTCTTCGCGCCCCTGTTCCGCGGGCAGACGAAGACGCGCCTCTTCGAGAGCGGCACGGGGACGCTGCGGACCACCCTGAACGGGGTGGGCTACGGCACCTTCACCCCCGACAGCACGGGGATGCTGGCCTCGCGCGGGCGACTCATTCGGCTCTCGGACGGCCGGGAACTGTCCCCGCCCGCCTATCTCGCGGGCACCAGCGGCGTGGTCGGCTTCAGCGCGGACGGCAGCCGGGTCCTCGTGCGCCGCGCCGGGGTGGACGTGCAGGGCCGCGAGTGGCTGGAGTTGCGTGAGGTCGCCACGGGCCGCACCCTGGGCGCCATTACCCGCGTCTGGGACGGCTGGCCCGAGGCGCTGAGTCCCGACGGCACCACCCTGATCGGCGGCGACGGGGAAGGCGGGGTGCGGCTGCTGCCGCTGGCGCCGCCGAGGTAG
- the trmD gene encoding tRNA (guanosine(37)-N1)-methyltransferase TrmD, translating into MLTFSFLTLFPELLAPFASEAILGKAAARGLIGVNLVNMRDFAENKHLKVDDTPYGGGAGMVIRVDVAERALASLPPADEVILFTPAGERFTQRTAEQLSQKSHLAFLCGRYEGFDARVETLVTRELSVGDFVMMGGEAAAACVLEAVARLRPGVLGDEASHRDDSFSSGLLDYPEYTRPPEWRGHAVPDVLKGGNHGAIGRWRREQALARTLARRPDLLPGAGLTPQDSAALLALGATPEALAAWGAPPPPAPRRKRSRRPKGEPGL; encoded by the coding sequence GTGCTGACCTTTTCCTTCCTGACCCTCTTTCCCGAGCTGCTCGCGCCCTTCGCCTCCGAGGCGATTCTGGGCAAGGCGGCGGCACGGGGGCTGATCGGCGTGAACCTCGTCAACATGCGCGACTTCGCGGAGAACAAGCACCTCAAGGTGGACGACACCCCCTACGGCGGCGGCGCGGGCATGGTCATCCGGGTGGACGTGGCCGAGCGGGCGCTCGCCAGCCTGCCGCCCGCCGACGAGGTGATCCTCTTCACGCCCGCCGGGGAGCGCTTCACCCAGCGCACGGCGGAGCAGCTGAGCCAGAAAAGCCACCTCGCCTTCCTGTGCGGGCGCTACGAGGGCTTTGACGCTCGGGTCGAGACGCTGGTGACGCGCGAACTCAGCGTCGGGGACTTCGTGATGATGGGCGGCGAGGCGGCGGCGGCGTGCGTGCTGGAGGCGGTCGCGCGGCTGCGTCCCGGCGTGTTGGGCGACGAGGCCTCGCACCGAGACGATTCCTTTTCCAGCGGGCTGCTGGACTACCCCGAGTACACCCGTCCCCCCGAGTGGCGCGGCCACGCGGTCCCGGACGTGCTGAAGGGGGGCAACCACGGCGCGATCGGGCGCTGGCGGCGCGAGCAGGCGCTGGCCCGCACCCTGGCGCGGCGGCCCGACCTGCTGCCGGGGGCGGGCCTCACGCCCCAGGACAGCGCGGCGCTGCTGGCGCTGGGGGCGACCCCGGAAGCCCTCGCCGCGTGGGGCGCCCCGCCCCCGCCCGCGCCCCGTCGGAAGCGCTCCCGCAGGCCGAAAGGTGAGCCTGGTCTGTAG
- a CDS encoding outer membrane lipoprotein carrier protein LolA, translating to MGGGGRLPDVKHFLPLLTLAALVSTAGAQTAQDILKRVETAQKSAKDVSFRLSGNATLESQAQKIDLTVRSIPAQGVARIQFNAPDALADNIVVADRNEVRQYLFLTNQITVTPIKKATAQAGLGGLDFTQLSNISDLLGDYTVRLLGTSTSGGSKVYQLEATPKNSGDKARVWITEVGWRPTRIQFLGSGNRVLADLNVSNYRVNSGLTVAGLKTLPKDAQVIRQ from the coding sequence ATGGGTGGGGGTGGAAGACTGCCGGACGTGAAGCACTTTCTCCCCCTCCTGACCCTCGCGGCGCTGGTGTCCACGGCGGGCGCCCAGACTGCGCAAGACATCCTCAAGCGGGTGGAAACCGCCCAGAAGTCGGCCAAGGACGTGTCGTTCCGCCTCAGCGGCAACGCGACCCTGGAATCGCAGGCCCAGAAGATCGACCTGACCGTGCGCTCCATTCCCGCGCAGGGCGTGGCCCGCATCCAGTTCAATGCGCCTGACGCGCTGGCCGACAACATCGTGGTGGCCGACCGCAACGAGGTCCGGCAGTACCTCTTCCTCACCAACCAAATCACGGTCACGCCCATCAAAAAGGCCACCGCCCAGGCGGGTCTCGGCGGGCTGGACTTCACGCAGCTCAGCAACATCTCCGACCTGCTGGGTGACTACACGGTGCGCCTGCTGGGCACTTCGACCTCCGGCGGCAGCAAGGTCTACCAGCTCGAAGCCACCCCCAAGAACAGCGGCGACAAGGCCCGCGTGTGGATCACGGAAGTAGGCTGGCGGCCCACCCGCATCCAGTTCCTGGGCTCCGGCAACCGCGTGCTGGCCGACCTGAACGTTTCCAACTACCGCGTGAACAGCGGCCTGACGGTGGCGGGCCTCAAGACGCTGCCCAAGGACGCGCAGGTCATTCGCCAGTAA
- the rimM gene encoding ribosome maturation factor RimM (Essential for efficient processing of 16S rRNA), with protein sequence MNPPDDTTRLGHFLGPHGVSGGVKVYVLGDAAQLLELPRVWVEGRGWLRVRRADPLAPGVALHLAGVTTREGAEALRGANVYAADADLPPLEEGEYYYHELRGLPVYSAAGERLGEVVDVQDGGHQDLLVVVHAAGEDFLPLQAPYVEVRLNAQGRPEAVALTDEAPTGLLGEGADEA encoded by the coding sequence ATGAATCCGCCGGACGACACCACCCGGCTGGGGCACTTCCTGGGGCCGCACGGCGTCTCGGGCGGCGTCAAGGTCTATGTGCTGGGCGACGCCGCGCAACTGCTGGAGCTGCCGCGCGTGTGGGTCGAGGGCCGGGGCTGGTTGCGGGTGCGCCGCGCCGACCCCCTCGCGCCGGGGGTGGCCCTGCATCTCGCCGGGGTGACCACGCGTGAGGGCGCCGAGGCGCTGCGCGGCGCGAACGTCTACGCCGCCGACGCCGACCTCCCCCCGCTGGAGGAAGGCGAGTACTACTACCACGAGCTGCGCGGCCTGCCCGTATACAGCGCGGCGGGCGAGCGGCTGGGCGAGGTCGTGGACGTGCAGGACGGCGGGCACCAGGACCTGCTGGTGGTGGTGCACGCGGCGGGAGAGGACTTCCTGCCGCTGCAAGCGCCCTACGTGGAGGTCCGGCTGAATGCCCAGGGCCGCCCCGAGGCCGTCGCCCTGACCGACGAGGCCCCCACCGGGCTGCTGGGCGAGGGGGCGGACGAGGCGTGA
- the aat gene encoding leucyl/phenylalanyl-tRNA--protein transferase, with product MPDASHFLQHPDPLTREVARGYASGAFLMDNGDGVQWYAVETRALVPLTGAEGLHVARRLRRELGRFEVRVDTAFAQVVEGCRGRLPGSPERDGEWISLPLAELYAHLHRTGLAHSFEVWREGELAGGVLGLALGGAFIAESKFHRVRDASKVALVRLAGHLHARGFTLLDAQIQNPHIARLGVYEVGGDEYARRLHSALALDVDLHGPPITP from the coding sequence ATGCCCGACGCCTCCCACTTCCTCCAGCACCCGGACCCCCTGACCCGCGAGGTCGCGCGGGGGTACGCGTCGGGCGCCTTCTTGATGGACAACGGCGACGGGGTCCAGTGGTACGCGGTGGAAACACGGGCGCTGGTGCCGCTGACGGGGGCGGAGGGGCTACATGTGGCACGGCGGCTGCGGCGGGAGCTGGGGCGCTTCGAGGTGCGGGTGGACACGGCCTTCGCGCAGGTCGTGGAGGGCTGCCGGGGCCGCCTGCCGGGGTCCCCCGAGCGCGACGGCGAGTGGATCAGCCTGCCCCTGGCCGAGCTGTACGCGCACCTGCACCGGACTGGACTGGCCCACTCCTTTGAGGTCTGGCGGGAGGGCGAACTCGCGGGCGGGGTGCTGGGGCTCGCGCTGGGCGGGGCCTTTATCGCGGAGAGCAAATTCCACCGCGTCCGGGACGCGAGCAAGGTCGCCCTGGTGCGGCTGGCCGGGCACCTGCACGCGCGGGGCTTCACCCTGCTGGACGCGCAGATTCAGAACCCCCACATCGCCCGGCTGGGGGTCTACGAGGTGGGCGGCGACGAGTACGCCCGGCGGCTGCACTCGGCACTGGCGCTGGACGTGGACCTGCACGGCCCGCCGATCACGCCCTAG
- a CDS encoding LEA type 2 family protein — translation MSGCAPLASLPSVVQVPTFELQSVRLTGLSLPGGGNPAMASVTLGLRVGNPNPLPVRLARVDARFVIDGEDVGAVTLPGVNLPARGEGPLVAEVRLPVTLTTAGAFLRVARGQEVAFRVDGRFTADLGRLGQPTFGPFTLAQGVWQQPAILPF, via the coding sequence ATGTCGGGCTGTGCGCCGCTGGCCTCGCTGCCATCGGTGGTGCAGGTGCCCACCTTCGAGCTTCAGAGCGTGCGCCTGACCGGGCTGAGCCTGCCGGGGGGCGGGAATCCGGCCATGGCCTCGGTCACCCTGGGTCTGCGGGTGGGCAATCCCAACCCGCTGCCCGTGCGCCTCGCACGGGTGGACGCCCGGTTCGTGATCGACGGGGAAGACGTGGGGGCCGTCACCCTGCCCGGCGTGAACCTGCCTGCGCGGGGCGAGGGGCCGCTGGTCGCCGAGGTCCGGCTGCCTGTCACCCTGACGACCGCCGGGGCCTTCCTGCGGGTGGCGCGGGGGCAGGAGGTGGCCTTCCGTGTCGATGGCCGCTTTACCGCCGACCTCGGGCGGCTGGGCCAGCCCACCTTCGGGCCGTTTACGCTGGCGCAGGGCGTGTGGCAACAGCCAGCGATCCTGCCCTTTTGA
- the dtd gene encoding D-aminoacyl-tRNA deacylase, giving the protein MRAILQRVTRATCTVDGRVTGQTGPGLLVLLGVAPEDTPETAQALAAKIAKMRLFADEAGKMNRSVLDIGGGVLSVSQFTLFADTRRGNRPGFSSAAPPEQARALYADFNAALRACGLPVGEGVFGAHMSLDLTNDGPVTLVLDTAQP; this is encoded by the coding sequence GTGCGGGCCATCTTGCAGCGCGTGACCCGCGCGACCTGCACGGTCGACGGCCGGGTCACGGGTCAGACCGGTCCCGGCCTCCTCGTGCTGTTGGGCGTCGCGCCGGAGGACACCCCGGAAACCGCACAGGCCCTCGCCGCCAAGATCGCCAAAATGCGCCTGTTCGCGGACGAGGCGGGAAAGATGAACCGCAGCGTCCTGGACATCGGCGGCGGGGTCCTGAGCGTCAGCCAGTTCACCCTCTTCGCGGACACGCGGCGGGGCAACCGGCCGGGGTTCTCCAGTGCCGCGCCGCCCGAGCAGGCCCGTGCGCTGTATGCCGACTTCAATGCGGCGCTGCGGGCCTGCGGCCTGCCGGTGGGGGAGGGGGTCTTCGGGGCGCATATGAGTCTCGACCTGACCAACGACGGCCCGGTCACGCTGGTGCTGGACACGGCGCAGCCCTGA
- a CDS encoding PaaI family thioesterase → MLPTLDDLNAFGEGRLPGLMGIRFTHAERGLLRSELRVRPELLAPNGFLHAASVIALADTTCGYGTRMLLPEGASNFTTIELKSNHLSTAREGVVTCEARAVHAGRTTQVWDAEVRGPEGRVMALFRCTQAVLYPK, encoded by the coding sequence ATGCTTCCCACCCTCGACGACCTCAACGCCTTCGGAGAAGGCCGCCTGCCCGGCCTGATGGGCATCCGCTTCACGCACGCCGAGCGCGGGCTGCTGCGCTCCGAGCTGAGGGTGCGGCCCGAGCTGCTGGCGCCCAACGGCTTTCTGCACGCGGCGTCGGTGATCGCGTTGGCGGACACGACCTGCGGCTACGGGACCCGGATGCTGCTCCCGGAGGGCGCGAGCAACTTCACCACCATCGAACTCAAGAGCAACCACCTCTCGACTGCCCGCGAGGGCGTGGTGACCTGCGAGGCCCGCGCCGTCCACGCTGGGCGCACCACCCAGGTCTGGGACGCCGAGGTGCGGGGGCCGGAGGGCCGGGTCATGGCCCTCTTCCGCTGCACGCAGGCGGTGCTGTACCCGAAGTGA
- a CDS encoding amidase family protein, with the protein MTVPPDPSPSPDSQRAWAYRPASPLRGAPDGPLAGLTFSVKDLFGVPGWPLRASTRAPVPEVGESVLVRRLLDLGATAVGKTHLHEVALGITGMNGDGGTEHPFLPGRAPGGSSSGAAVTVALSQVDCALGTDTGGSIRVPAAWCGVVGYKPTKGHPAWSTGGMLPLSPTCDHAGPLARDVGTVVRVHEALTGEAVPGQDWAGVRVGLWLPEGWVTNEVRAAVEGFAAGLEARGATLSAVTLPEMLDAYTPIVLSEAAEVHREALRLPEPGFLPFTLASLRQGGALSAEEVAAAHARREVYRAEVDALFETCDVLLAPAVPTPPPPLGTDEIDLPGGRVPLRRAVLRLTVPFSLLGLPSVALPTETPWVGVQLVGPRGEDGRMLGLARSLTAEG; encoded by the coding sequence GTGACCGTGCCCCCCGACCCCTCCCCCAGCCCCGACTCCCAGCGGGCCTGGGCCTATCGCCCGGCCTCTCCCCTGCGCGGTGCTCCGGATGGGCCGCTCGCGGGGCTGACCTTCAGCGTGAAGGACCTGTTCGGCGTCCCCGGCTGGCCGCTGCGGGCGAGCACGCGGGCGCCCGTGCCGGAGGTCGGGGAGAGCGTGCTGGTGCGGCGGCTGCTGGACCTGGGGGCGACGGCGGTGGGCAAGACGCATCTGCACGAGGTCGCGCTGGGCATCACGGGGATGAATGGGGATGGGGGCACCGAGCACCCCTTCCTGCCCGGCCGTGCCCCCGGCGGGAGCAGCAGCGGGGCGGCGGTCACCGTGGCCCTCTCGCAGGTGGACTGTGCGCTGGGGACCGATACGGGCGGCTCCATCCGGGTTCCGGCGGCGTGGTGCGGGGTGGTGGGGTACAAGCCGACCAAGGGGCATCCGGCCTGGAGCACGGGGGGCATGCTGCCCCTCTCGCCCACCTGCGACCACGCGGGGCCGCTCGCCCGCGACGTGGGGACGGTGGTGCGCGTCCACGAGGCGCTGACGGGGGAGGCCGTTCCGGGGCAGGACTGGGCCGGGGTGCGCGTGGGCCTGTGGCTGCCGGAGGGCTGGGTCACGAACGAGGTGCGGGCGGCGGTGGAAGGCTTCGCGGCGGGGCTGGAGGCGCGGGGAGCCACCCTCTCGGCGGTGACGCTGCCCGAAATGCTCGACGCCTACACGCCCATCGTGCTGAGCGAGGCGGCGGAGGTACACCGCGAGGCGCTGCGGCTTCCCGAGCCGGGCTTCCTGCCCTTCACCCTGGCCTCGCTGCGGCAGGGAGGGGCGCTGAGCGCGGAGGAAGTGGCCGCTGCCCACGCCCGCCGGGAGGTGTACCGGGCCGAGGTCGACGCCCTGTTCGAGACGTGCGACGTGCTGCTCGCGCCCGCCGTTCCCACGCCCCCACCTCCTCTGGGCACGGACGAAATAGACCTGCCAGGGGGCCGCGTCCCCCTGCGCCGCGCCGTGCTGCGCCTGACCGTGCCCTTCAGCCTGCTGGGGCTGCCCAGCGTGGCCCTGCCGACGGAGACGCCATGGGTGGGCGTGCAACTCGTGGGACCGCGCGGCGAAGATGGGCGGATGCTTGGGCTGGCCCGGTCGCTGACGGCTGAGGGCTGA
- a CDS encoding C40 family peptidase codes for MKALRTLLIAAALGSAPALAVTYTVKAGDTLSKIASVYRMEPAQIMRLNGLRSTTIEIGQQLNLGNVAAPATTARTVAPAAPRGGAYVRATASRFLGIRYALGGTGGRGVDCSGYTSLVFKQLGINLPRTAAAQWRTGYAVSSRNLMPGDLVFFNTTGKVASHVGIYVGDGLMANANSYQGRTVIEPLFGNPYWAQRYIGARRVLS; via the coding sequence ATGAAAGCGCTCCGAACCCTCCTGATTGCCGCCGCCTTGGGCAGTGCGCCCGCCCTCGCCGTCACCTACACCGTCAAGGCTGGAGACACGCTCTCCAAGATCGCCAGCGTGTACCGGATGGAACCCGCGCAGATCATGCGCCTGAACGGCCTGCGGTCCACCACCATCGAGATCGGGCAGCAGCTGAACCTGGGCAATGTGGCGGCACCCGCCACCACCGCCCGCACGGTGGCCCCGGCCGCGCCCCGTGGCGGCGCCTACGTGCGGGCCACCGCCTCGCGCTTCCTGGGCATTCGCTACGCGCTGGGCGGCACGGGTGGCCGGGGGGTGGACTGCTCGGGCTACACCTCGCTGGTGTTCAAGCAGCTCGGCATCAACCTGCCGCGCACGGCGGCCGCGCAGTGGCGCACGGGTTACGCGGTGAGCAGCCGCAACCTGATGCCCGGCGACCTGGTGTTCTTCAACACCACCGGCAAGGTCGCCAGCCACGTCGGCATCTACGTCGGCGACGGCCTGATGGCCAACGCCAACAGCTACCAGGGCCGCACCGTCATCGAGCCGCTGTTCGGCAACCCCTACTGGGCGCAGCGTTACATCGGTGCCCGCCGCGTTCTGAGCTAA
- a CDS encoding M23 family metallopeptidase, which produces MTRRRVPVRPAWPLLCAAALLLGTAGAAHTVVKGDTLYSIARKYGTTVAELQRLNGLADTTIEIGQALRLPGEPPLPPQVPATPPAATPPPATPPVPATPPLTRVTRLEGVSVSAPATVRMGDAFVLRLSGARAGEVTVRFLSEVGENVRLPAERLTPVGAAGEYVVPGRVVLGKTTPVTYEVALGGQALRGSIPVTGLNQTVQYLNLPRAISRKLEDPGRKAEDAAVEQAYARRTPQVWTRPFAPAVNVKAQSSAFGQPRTYVAGGPVQYHYGTDYPAPVGTPVLAVNDGTVVIAGTYPVRGGLVVIDHGAGLTSLYFHQSKVTAKVGQKVTRGQKIGEVGSTGLSAGPHLHLEMRVRGEGTNPAGWMNRLWPR; this is translated from the coding sequence ATGACCCGCCGCCGCGTTCCAGTTCGTCCGGCCTGGCCGCTCCTCTGTGCCGCCGCGCTCCTCTTGGGAACGGCGGGGGCGGCGCACACCGTCGTGAAGGGCGACACGCTGTATTCCATCGCCCGCAAGTACGGCACGACCGTTGCGGAATTGCAGCGCCTGAACGGGTTGGCAGACACCACCATCGAGATCGGGCAAGCCCTGCGCCTGCCGGGTGAGCCGCCGCTGCCGCCCCAAGTCCCCGCGACTCCCCCGGCTGCGACGCCTCCCCCCGCCACGCCCCCGGTTCCGGCCACACCGCCCCTGACCCGCGTGACCCGGCTGGAGGGCGTCTCCGTCTCGGCCCCGGCCACTGTGCGGATGGGCGACGCCTTCGTGCTGCGGCTCAGCGGGGCGCGGGCAGGCGAGGTCACGGTGCGCTTTCTCAGCGAGGTGGGCGAGAACGTCCGGCTGCCCGCCGAGCGCCTGACGCCGGTCGGCGCGGCGGGCGAGTACGTGGTGCCGGGGCGGGTGGTGCTGGGCAAGACCACCCCGGTGACCTATGAGGTCGCGCTGGGGGGCCAGGCCCTGCGCGGCAGCATCCCGGTGACAGGTCTGAACCAGACCGTGCAGTACCTCAACCTGCCCCGCGCCATCAGCCGCAAGCTCGAGGACCCCGGCCGCAAGGCGGAGGACGCCGCCGTCGAGCAGGCCTACGCCCGCCGCACGCCCCAGGTGTGGACGCGGCCCTTCGCTCCCGCCGTGAACGTGAAGGCCCAGAGCAGCGCCTTCGGGCAGCCGCGCACCTACGTGGCGGGCGGCCCGGTGCAGTACCACTACGGCACCGACTACCCCGCCCCCGTGGGCACGCCCGTGCTGGCGGTCAACGACGGCACCGTCGTGATCGCCGGGACGTACCCGGTGCGCGGCGGCCTCGTCGTGATCGACCACGGGGCGGGCCTGACCAGCCTGTATTTCCACCAGAGCAAAGTCACGGCCAAGGTCGGGCAGAAGGTCACGCGCGGGCAGAAGATCGGGGAGGTCGGCTCCACCGGCCTGAGCGCCGGGCCGCACCTGCATCTGGAGATGCGGGTGCGCGGCGAGGGCACGAATCCGGCGGGCTGGATGAACCGGCTGTGGCCCCGGTAG
- a CDS encoding KH domain-containing protein has protein sequence MKTDPVDLTLFLAQSVVDQPSLVRASRRGPTVIVRVGPGEEGRLIGRQGRVIQAIRTLVRAATDPADRINVDLDAPRKG, from the coding sequence ATGAAGACCGATCCCGTGGACCTGACCCTCTTTCTGGCGCAGAGCGTGGTGGACCAGCCCTCGCTGGTGCGGGCCTCGCGGCGCGGGCCGACCGTGATCGTGCGGGTCGGCCCCGGCGAGGAAGGCCGCCTGATCGGGCGCCAGGGCCGGGTCATCCAGGCGATTCGCACCCTGGTCCGGGCCGCGACCGATCCCGCCGACCGCATCAACGTGGACCTCGACGCGCCGCGCAAGGGTTGA